From one Lysinibacillus sp. G4S2 genomic stretch:
- a CDS encoding LytTR family transcriptional regulator DNA-binding domain-containing protein, with the protein MDQNENMIIEPYIEGGNVIYPSFHLSLQTGIIIGIYTDVSKINTLMQWFMKQSNTYTYLRESALYERLTVREYIQFCLKLFDATSEKMEDLLQLTALTEQKKIKISKLSNGEKQRLKLIHTYLSSAQIQVLEEPFQNLDEFSKQKVIQLLGALQKQDKTVILLSNNLEDLIISSTAIHRLDTMGLHGLDVKEDETEPASPTLENAPIRLDKIPTKKNDKIILFNPPEIDYIESVEGVVSVYVAGETYPCTLSLNELEQKLTPFGFFRSHRSYIVNLQKVREIITWTRNSYSLALNSNEKAVVPLSKNKLADLKEILGI; encoded by the coding sequence ATGGATCAAAATGAAAACATGATTATTGAACCTTATATTGAAGGAGGCAATGTCATATATCCAAGCTTTCACCTCTCCTTGCAGACAGGAATTATTATCGGCATTTATACAGATGTATCTAAAATCAATACATTAATGCAATGGTTTATGAAACAAAGCAATACGTATACATATCTTCGCGAAAGTGCGTTGTATGAGCGACTTACGGTTCGAGAATATATCCAATTTTGCTTAAAGCTCTTCGATGCTACTTCTGAAAAAATGGAGGATTTATTGCAATTAACCGCTTTAACGGAGCAAAAAAAAATCAAGATCAGCAAGCTTTCAAACGGAGAAAAGCAACGTTTAAAATTAATTCATACATATCTCAGTTCAGCACAAATACAAGTTTTAGAAGAGCCATTTCAAAATCTTGATGAGTTTTCCAAGCAAAAAGTCATTCAGTTATTGGGTGCCCTTCAAAAACAGGATAAAACAGTTATTTTACTGTCTAATAATCTTGAGGATTTAATTATTTCGAGTACAGCAATACATAGACTGGATACAATGGGCTTACATGGATTAGATGTTAAAGAGGATGAGACAGAACCAGCTTCTCCTACACTTGAAAATGCACCCATTCGACTTGATAAAATTCCTACGAAGAAAAATGACAAAATCATTTTATTTAATCCCCCTGAGATTGATTATATCGAAAGTGTTGAAGGGGTCGTTTCAGTGTATGTTGCAGGGGAAACCTATCCATGTACATTATCACTGAATGAGCTTGAGCAAAAATTGACACCATTTGGCTTTTTTAGAAGTCATCGCTCTTATATCGTAAACTTGCAAAAGGTTCGGGAAATCATTACGTGGACTCGCAATAGCTACAGCCTAGCCTTAAATAGTAATGAAAAGGCTGTAGTACCATTGTCGAAAAATAAGCTTGCAGATTTAAAGGAAATACTCGGAATTTAG
- a CDS encoding ABC transporter permease — protein MNISMTRIQAIFMKDYKEFSRNYAVSLMALMPLIMAILYNQTGANTISMYFLPINMVFSIVTAYVQCCLIAEEKEKNTLRGLMLSPASLGDILIGKSLFVFILTLVVVATTILFVGYEPANLFIIAIALVFSAVFYIAMGTVCGLFAKSIMEGSIIILPVIFIFPFGPLFQGLSEAFPVLKVAEWLPSSQLVLLAEALEGTYTTMDIIVPIATIIVWSLVTWIVAGFIYKKRMVD, from the coding sequence ATGAACATTTCAATGACACGTATTCAAGCTATTTTCATGAAAGATTATAAGGAATTTTCACGTAACTATGCGGTATCCTTAATGGCATTAATGCCACTTATTATGGCTATTCTATACAATCAAACAGGTGCCAATACTATCAGCATGTATTTCCTACCGATAAATATGGTGTTTTCTATTGTGACTGCCTATGTACAATGCTGTTTAATTGCAGAGGAAAAAGAAAAAAATACGCTTCGTGGTCTAATGCTATCCCCTGCTTCACTTGGAGATATTTTAATTGGTAAAAGCTTGTTTGTCTTTATCCTTACATTAGTAGTTGTAGCAACAACTATTTTGTTTGTTGGCTATGAACCTGCTAATCTTTTCATCATAGCTATTGCTTTAGTGTTTTCAGCAGTGTTCTATATTGCAATGGGAACAGTATGTGGACTATTCGCCAAATCGATTATGGAAGGATCTATTATCATTCTACCTGTTATCTTTATTTTCCCATTCGGTCCTCTTTTCCAAGGATTATCGGAGGCCTTCCCTGTTTTAAAAGTCGCAGAGTGGTTACCAAGTTCTCAATTGGTACTATTAGCAGAGGCTTTAGAAGGAACATACACAACAATGGACATCATTGTTCCAATAGCTACTATTATCGTATGGTCACTAGTGACTTGGATTGTAGCAGGATTTATCTATAAAAAAAGAATGGTCGACTAA
- a CDS encoding ABC transporter ATP-binding protein: MNAVIDVQHLKKTFNKEVALQDVSFTIQKGEIFGFLGPSGSGKTTTIKILTAQTEKTAGDVLLFGRPADEMKQSKNRKRFGILTDNSGLYTRLSIEENLLLYSNLYQLPNSAVKEALDFVNLYSERKKKISQLSKGMIQRVTLARAIMHKPELLFLDEPTSALDPVNTQHIYNGLRRLNEMGTTIFLTTHDMSEAEILCDRVAFLHKGKIRAIGSPKQLKKEFGDDSITVELKNGASEIIQNGEQDAQKLFHWMQSNEVSRIYTNEPTLGNIFMQITGSDLV; encoded by the coding sequence ATGAACGCAGTAATCGATGTTCAGCATTTGAAGAAAACATTTAATAAGGAAGTAGCATTACAGGATGTTTCATTTACTATTCAAAAAGGAGAAATATTCGGCTTTCTTGGTCCTAGTGGCTCCGGAAAAACTACTACTATTAAAATATTAACAGCACAAACTGAAAAAACTGCTGGCGATGTTTTATTGTTTGGTCGCCCAGCAGATGAGATGAAGCAAAGTAAAAATCGTAAACGCTTTGGTATTTTAACGGATAATAGCGGTCTGTACACACGACTTTCAATCGAAGAGAATTTATTACTATATAGTAATTTATATCAATTACCTAATTCAGCTGTTAAAGAGGCCTTGGATTTTGTTAACTTATATAGCGAGCGTAAAAAGAAGATTAGTCAGCTTTCTAAAGGGATGATCCAACGTGTTACGCTTGCACGTGCCATCATGCATAAACCAGAACTATTATTTTTAGATGAACCAACTTCTGCACTCGACCCTGTTAATACACAGCATATTTATAACGGCTTGCGTAGGTTAAATGAAATGGGTACGACAATATTTTTAACAACACATGATATGAGTGAAGCAGAAATACTTTGTGATCGTGTAGCCTTCTTACATAAAGGGAAAATTCGGGCAATTGGTTCCCCGAAACAGTTGAAAAAGGAATTCGGTGATGATTCCATTACAGTTGAATTAAAAAATGGGGCTAGTGAAATCATTCAAAATGGAGAACAGGATGCACAGAAACTGTTTCATTGGATGCAATCTAACGAAGTTTCTCGCATTTATACAAACGAGCCAACACTAGGTAATATTTTTATGCAAATAACAGGGAGTGATTTAGTATGA
- a CDS encoding DUF4177 domain-containing protein — MYEYYFVKVELNAWGSKPKEDYQNIIHQYASDGWRFVQIFAPSTKGYGSAAYFELIFERPLN; from the coding sequence ATGTACGAGTACTATTTCGTTAAAGTGGAACTAAATGCTTGGGGTAGTAAACCAAAAGAAGATTATCAAAATATAATTCACCAATACGCATCTGACGGATGGAGATTTGTTCAAATTTTTGCTCCTTCAACTAAAGGATATGGTTCCGCAGCCTATTTTGAATTAATTTTCGAGAGGCCCCTTAATTAG
- a CDS encoding dienelactone hydrolase family protein translates to MKRKIFILHEIYGVNDFIKKQAETYSNASTTVECISLYSENTVFTYEQEQESYKFFINEVGFDAPLKKLSEKLLEARTQYNEVLLIGFSVGATLAWRLSTLPLQGIVCVYGSRIRQYLDIIPTCPTLVILPSHEKSFNVHELKEALDTLPAVHTKQYKGQHGFMDYYNSNYCHESYLHAQTDILQFFQIEQNQGGQSNGSK, encoded by the coding sequence ATGAAGAGGAAAATATTTATTTTACATGAAATATACGGTGTAAACGATTTTATAAAAAAGCAAGCTGAAACATACAGTAACGCTAGCACTACTGTTGAGTGCATTTCTTTATATTCAGAAAATACAGTATTTACATATGAACAAGAACAGGAATCCTATAAGTTTTTCATAAATGAAGTTGGCTTTGATGCGCCACTCAAAAAACTAAGCGAAAAACTATTGGAAGCTAGGACACAGTATAATGAAGTGCTATTAATTGGATTTAGTGTAGGTGCAACATTAGCTTGGCGACTATCAACCCTCCCATTACAAGGAATCGTTTGCGTTTATGGTTCACGTATTCGCCAGTATCTTGATATAATCCCAACTTGTCCGACGCTTGTCATTTTACCAAGTCATGAGAAAAGCTTTAATGTCCATGAATTAAAGGAAGCACTCGATACATTACCAGCTGTTCACACGAAACAATATAAAGGTCAGCATGGTTTTATGGACTACTATAATTCGAACTATTGTCATGAAAGTTATTTACATGCACAAACCGATATTTTACAATTTTTTCAAATCGAACAAAATCAAGGAGGACAAAGTAATGGATCAAAATGA